In a single window of the Penaeus monodon isolate SGIC_2016 chromosome 3, NSTDA_Pmon_1, whole genome shotgun sequence genome:
- the LOC119589920 gene encoding uncharacterized protein LOC119589920: protein MSANEEEKYEEGEEEGKWNWLRPANVSETFFETCQRHGLIMTAYWITVRSAAPLEEEHVRLALCHLYRKVPTLRLCLRQRCDGILWACERKGVDNIDFEVLDGCDPRDVMEDLMNRSYASHEGPLWRARLVRGAAGEDCPPEEVRASFPHTSHLVLGNHHGIADGTSNVRTYNLLLRILNDVIAGRPIDDQEQLGDFVNEAELMKMVEDKKRELEKDPETLHRLLKEKAAEMQRVPLFLQCYPPARRGAGRRTRALHEILDEETTSRLLQRCKQEGVSVESAFTALVNGTTVDAAVLAGRGGREFLLHESHAVNLRRYLSEDAAAALGVLITVFDNSTLTPVTWREAFWDYARALHASLHARLSQNGPVHDECLRQMAMPNDALEAVLADLPSPTHDCTTSNMGGLDARFPERGDHVQATRLARGSCSFYDFAVHFYHTFRGRFTYTYCFSASLVAEDVARTFTQALFANLRALV, encoded by the exons ATGAGCGCCAACGAAGAAGAGAAatacgaagagggagaggaagaaggaaaatggaactGGTTAAGACCCGCTAATGTGTCAGAGACATTCTTTGAGACATGTCAGCGCCATGGGTTGATCATGACCGCCTATTGGATCACCGTCAGGAGCGCCGCGCCCTTGGAGGAGGAGCACGTAAGGCTGGCCCTCTGCCACCTCTACAG AAAAGTCCCCACCCTTCGGCTGTGCCTTCGTCAGCGCTGCGATGGAATTCTGTGGGCGTGCGAGAGGAAAGGCGTGGATAACATCGACTTTGAG GTCCTCGACGGCTGTGACCCGCGCGACGTGATGGAGGACCTGATGAACCGGAGCTACGCCTCCCACGAGGGCCCCCTGTGGCGTGCCAGGCTGGTCCGAGGAGCCGCCGGCGAGGACTGTCCCCCGGAGGAGGTGCGGGCGTCCTTCCCTCACACGAGCCACCTCGTCCTCGGGAACCATCACGGCATCGCCGACGGAACCTCCAACGTCAGGACCTACAACCTCCTGCTCAGGATCCTCAATGACGTCATCGCCGGTAGGCCTATCGACGACCAGGAGCAGCTGGGCGACTTCGTGAACGAGGCGGAGCTCATGAAAATGGTCGAGGACAAGAAACGGGAACTGGAGAAGGACCCGGAGACCCTCCATCGCCTCCTGAAGGAAAAGGCGGCGGAGATGCAGAGGGTGCCGCTGTTTCTGCAGTGCTACCCTCCCGCAAGACGGGGCGCCGGCAGGAGGACGAGGGCCCTGCACGAGATCCTAGACGAGGAGACGACCAGCCGGCTCCTCCAGAGGTGCAAGCAGGAGGGCGTGTCCGTCGAGAGCGCCTTCACGGCCCTCGTCAACGGGACGACGGTGGACGCGGCCGTCTTGGCGGGGCGCGGCGGGCGGGAGTTCCTCCTGCACGAGAGCCACGCAGTCAACTTGCGCCGCTACCTGAGCGAggacgccgccgccgccctcggcgTCCTCATCACCGTGTTCGACAACTCGACCTTAACGCCGGTCACGTGGCGCGAGGCCTTCTGGGATTACGCCCGGGCGCTGCACGCCAGCCTGCACGCCCGCCTCAGCCAGAACGGCCCCGTGCACGACGAGTGCCTCCGCCAGATGGCCATGCCCAACGACGCCCTCGAGGCCGTGCTGGCGGACCTGCCCTCCCCGACCCACGACTGCACCACCTCCAACATGGGCGGCCTGGACGCCAGGTTCCCGGAGCGGGGCGACCACGTGCAGGCCACGAGGCTGGCTAGGGGCTCGTGCAGTTTCTACGACTTCGCCGTGCACTTCTACCACACCTTCCGCGGGAGGTTCACCTACACGTACTGCTTCAGCGCCAGCCTTGTCGCGGAGGACGTGGCCAGGACTTTCACGCAGGCCCTGTTCGCCAATCTGAGGGCCCttgtatga
- the LOC119589935 gene encoding uncharacterized protein LOC119589935, which produces MPGDEGEAAQEARGAAGARWLRPAGMTEGIFDMLQARGMVITIYWLTLRSAEPLQEDHIRRALLHLFRKVPPLRTCFRRRGDCLWLCEMEEEAVDFQVVEGADPRRVTEDLMNQSFPSHDGPLWRARLVRGAADEDCPPEEVRTSFPHTSHLVLGNHHGIADGTSNARTYNLLLRILNDVIAGRPIDDQEQLGEMASSEEFREMVSAKLRELEKDPENLQRLVDKKEKVMTSVPLLLQCHPSVEGTEVKTEIIFEELDEDTTRRFFHRCKKGGRVRGKRLHSAHKRSNHRPGQEGRPHG; this is translated from the exons ATGCCCGGCGACGAAGGCGAGGCAGCCCAGGAGGCGCGGGGCGCGGCGGGCGCCAGGTGGCTCAGACCCGCGGGCATGACGGAGGGGATCTTCGACATGCTACAGGCTCGCGGGATGGTCATCACCATCTACTGGCTGACCCTCCGCAGCGCCGAGCCCCTGCAGGAGGACCACATCCGGCGGGCGCTCTTGCATCTCTTCAG GAAGGTGCCGCCCCTGAGGACGTGTTTCCGCAGGCGAGGCGACTGCTTGTGGCTGtgcgagatggaggaggaggccgTCGACTTCCAG GTCGTCGAGGGAGCCGACCCCAGGCGAGTGACGGAGGACCTGATGAACCAAAGCTTCCCCTCCCACGACGGCCCCCTGTGGCGTGCCAGGCTGGTCCGAGGAGCCGCCGACGAGGACTGTCCCCCGGAGGAGGTGCGGACGTCCTTCCCTCACACGAGCCACCTCGTCCTCGGGAACCATCACGGCATCGCCGACGGAACCTCCAACGCCAGGACCTACAACCTCCTGCTCAGGATCCTCAATGACGTCATCGCCGGTAGGCCTATCGATGATCAAGAGCAACTGGGCGAGATGGCGAGCAGCGAGGAGTTTCGGGAAATGGTCAGCGCCAAACTGCGGGAGCTTGAGAAGGACCCCGAGAACCTCCAGCGCTTGgtggacaagaaagagaaagtcaTGACAAGCGTCCCCCTCCTGCTCCAGTGTCACCCGTCGGTAGAGGGAACAGAAGTGAAAACGGAAATCATCTTTGAGGAACTGGACGAAGACACGACGCGCAGGTTCTTCCACAGATGCAAGAAGGGAGGGCGTGTCCGTGGGAAGCGCCTTCACAGCGCTCATAAACGGAGCAACCATCGACCTGGCCAAGAAGGCCGGCCGCACGGATGA
- the LOC119589927 gene encoding uncharacterized protein LOC119589927, with protein MTGSGQEGEAAGDGRWLRPASEVESFFETFQTRGMFLTAYWITLRTAEPLQEESVGLALRHLFRKVPPLRTCFRRRGDCLWLCEMGEEAVDFQVEEEADPKRVMEDLMSQSFPSHEGPLWRARLVRGAAGEDCPPEEVRASFPHTSHLVLGNHHGIADGTSNVRTYNLLLRILNDVIAGRPIDDQEQLGEMVVQEEFKAMVSAKLRELQKDPENLQRLVEEGRRVQTSVPLLLQCYPSAEGTEKKTELIFEELDEDTTRRFFHRCKREGVSVGSAFTALINGATIDLAKKAGRTDETFTLNESHALDVRRFLSGDASRHLGVHITVLPHAVEAPAAWRESFWDYARTLHYSLHTKLNQDGHLLNSCIREASVSTDDVGKAPSLFPPPFEDSVCTNMRNLDALCPDVAGEHVQATRILRGASNCTSAHFFHTFRRRFLYSLCSSAHILPRDTAKALTRAIFDNLRSLV; from the exons ATGACGGGAAGCGGTCAGGAGGGCGAGGCCGCGGGTGACGGTCGCTGGCTCAGACCGGCCAGCGAAGTGGAGAGTTTTTTCGAAACTTTCCAGACTCGAGGGATGTTCCTGACCGCCTACTGGATCACACTTCGCACGGCGGAGCCCCTGCAGGAGGAAAGCGTCGGGCTAGCGCTCCGCCATCTCTTCAG GAAGGTGCCGCCCCTGAGGACGTGTTTCCGCAGGCGAGGCGACTGCTTGTGGCTGTgcgagatgggggaggaggccgTCGACTTCCAG GTCGAGGAGGAGGCGGACCCCAAGCGGGTGATGGAGGACCTGATGAGCCAGAGCTTCCCCTCTCACGAGGGCCCCCTGTGGCGTGCCAGGCTGGTCCGAGGAGCCGCCGGCGAGGACTGTCCCCCGGAGGAGGTGCGGGCGTCCTTCCCTCACACGAGCCACCTCGTCCTCGGGAACCATCACGGCATCGCCGACGGAACCTCCAACGTCAGGACCTACAACCTCCTGCTCAGGATCCTCAATGACGTCATCGCCGGCAGGCCTATCGACGACCAGGAGCAGCTGGGCGAGATGGTCGTCCAGGAGGAGTTCAAAGCAATGGTCAGCGCCAAACTGCGGGAGCTTCAGAAGGACCCCGAGAACCTCCAGCGCttggtggaggaaggaaggagagtccAAACAAGCGTCCCCCTCTTGCTCCAGTGTTACCCATCGGCagaaggaacagaaaagaaaactgaattaATCTTTGAGGAACTGGACGAAGACACGACGCGTAGGTTCTTCCACAGATGCAAGAGGGAGGGCGTGTCGGTGGGAAGCGCCTTCACAGCGCTCATAAACGGAGCAACCATCGACCTGGCCAAGAAGGCCGGCCGCACGGATGAAACGTTCACACTGAACGAGTCGCATGCGCTGGACGTGCGTCGGTTCCTCTCCGGCGACGCTTCGAGGCACCTCGGCGTCCACATCACGGTTCTCCCTCACGCTGTTGAGGCCCCAGCGGCGTGGCGGGAGTCCTTCTGGGACTACGCAAGGACACTCCACTACAGCCTCCACACCAAGCTCAATCAAGATGGACATCTGCTTAACAGCTGTATTAGAGAGGCGTCAGTGTCTACAGATGACGTAGGCAAAGCCCcatctctgtttcctcctccctttGAAGACTCCGTGTGTACAAATATGAGGAACCTAGACGCTCTCTGTCCGGACGTCGCCGGGGAACACGTCCAGGCCACGCGGATACTCAGGGGCGCTTCCAACTGCACATCAGCGCACTTCTTCCACACTTTCCGCAGGAGATTCCTCTACAGCCTCTGTTCCTCTGCACACATTCTCCCGAGGGACACCGCCAAGGCCCTCACTCGAGCCATCTTCGACAACCTGCGTTCTCTCGTGTGA